The DNA segment CTCATAATGATCAAATTATATCCGGTCTTGTTTCTACTTTTCCAGTCATTTTAGATACAATTTTTAAATATTGGATCTTTCGTTATTTAAATCGTGTATCTCCTTCACTTGTAGTGATTTATCATTCAATGAATGACTGAAAAGTGATCGAACGATCCAATTATAATATTTGTTACTTTGTACATAAGCAAAACATTCAAAATTGTACTTACTACCCATCCAAGGGATTCCTCCAATATTCCAGTAAAATTATTTATATTTAATATTTAAGTAAATAGCAAAATTATAGATAGGGAACTATACTAGCGACCTACCTAATTTTATTGTAGAAATTTTCGGGATCAATGATTGGACCATGCAAACTAAAAATACCTTTTCTTGGATAAAGAAAGAGATTACTCGATCCATTTCCGTATCGCTCATGATATATATACTAACCCAGGCACCCCTTTCAAATGCATATCCCATTTTTGCACAGCAGGGTTATGAAAATCCACGAGAAGCGACTGGCCGTATTGTATGTGCCAATTGCCATTTAGCTAATAAACCCGTGGATATCGAGGTTCCACAAGCGGTACTTCCTGATACTGTATTTGAAGCAGTTGTTCGAATTCCTTATGATCTGCAACTGAAACAAGTTCTTGCTAATGGTAAAAAAGGAGCTTTGAATGTCGGGGCTGTTCTTATTTTACCCGAGGGGTTTGAATTAGCCCCTCCCGATCGTATTTCGCCCGAGATTAAAGAAAAGATAGGAAATCTGTCTTTTCAGAGCTATCGTCCCACTAAAAAAAATATTCTTGTGATAGGTCCGGTTCCTGGTCAGAAATATAGTGAAATCACCTTTCCTATTCTTTCCCCGGACCCCGCTACTAAGAAAGATGTGCACTTCTTAAAATATCCCATATATGTAGGCGGGAACAGGGGAAGGGGTCAGATTTATCCCGACGGGAGCAAGAGTAACAATAATGTTTATAATGCTACAGCAGCAGGTATAGTAAGCAAAATAATACGAAAAGAAAAAGGGGGGTACGAAATAACCATAGCGGATGCATCGGATGGACGTCAAGTGGTTGATATTATCCCTCCAGGACCGGAACTTCTTGTTTCAGAGGGCGAATCCATCAAACTTGATCAACCATTAACGAGTAATCCTAATGTGGGTGGATTTGGTCAGGGAGATGCGGAAATAGTACTTCAAGATCCATTACGTGTCCAAGGTCTTTTGCTCTTCTTGGCATCTGTTATTTTGGCACAAATCTTTTTGGTTCTTAAAAAGAAACAGTTTGAGAAGGTTCAATTGTCCGAAATGAATTTCTAGATCTGCGGATTTATCAACATCAAGCTCTAAAAATAAACAAATTTTTGTTGGGAATTATGTATGATCAAAAAAATTTTGCTTATTTATATTCTTTATTCTACCGGATTTCGGGAATTACTTAATACCGCATTCCTGGTCATAGTATATTGTGAAGGCGACTGACTGTTTTACTTAACTCTTCTTTATTTATTTGTTTTTTCAATCCAAATTGAAACGGTATGATATAGAATGAATCAATAGTTTTATATTTGACTAGAATCAAAACAAAAGATAAATAAGCGGAGAATAGAAACCAAAGTATAAATGAGAGGAACAAAGGATTTTAGGGGAGATTGTTCGTCTCCTAGTCCTTGACACAAGAAACGGAATTTTACCCAACCCTTTCTTGTGTCGAATTAATAAAGATTCTCGATCCCATTCGTAAAAAATGGATATTTGTAGTTTTCATTTTTTTTTTTTTTTTTTTATATATAGGTTTATTTTATCATAACCCTTTTTTTTTTTTTTTAGATTTCTTACGTAACATAGTGGTAGTGGACAAATAAATATAGGTCAATTTATTGAGCAATATAGAACTTCTTCAATTTCAACGAACTTATAAAAAAAAATTTCACTTTTATTAGATTAAATATTTATTAGATTAAATGGAGTAAGGTTCTATTCTATTAGTATAGAAAGGGTTTGCATGATATCTGATTGATAGAAATATATTATATTTCTATATAATTGTGAGTCATCCAAAAAGGGTAAATCGAGTGATTCCTTCTTTGTTTTAAGTATTGACAGATACTATTGAGTAACAGATGTTCTGAATCAATTAACGAAGTTCATTTTTTAAAAACATCATCAGAAAAGGTGGATGTTTTTGAAACATCTCTAAAAAAAAATATTATGATTATTAAGAACTCAACGGGACTTACCCCCTCTTTCCTTGTCTGATTCGAGGGGGATCCCGTTGAGTTCTTATGCTTTCATGTCTACAACTCAGTTCATCCGATTATTACAGGGATGAACCTAATCCGGAATATGAACCATAAAAGAAAATACCGATTAAACCGATCACAAGAATACCGGCTACAGTACCTATTATCCAAAGAGGAATCCTTCCAGTAGTATCGGCCATTTGTCCTACTTTCCTCCACATTTTATCAAGTGGTCATGCTAGAGACATAAACAGCCATAGATAATTATGAGATGATATCTTTCCGAATGGGATAAGAGAATTCCTACTATCTATTCTTTTTTTATTTTAATTAAAGAAATAATTGGAAAATAAAACAGCAAGTACAAAAATGAGTAATAACCCCCAGTAGAGACTGGTACGATTCAATTCAACACTTTGTTCGTTCGGGTTTGATTGTGTCGTAGCTCTATGATTCGGATTAGGTTTATCGTTGGATGAACTGCATTGCTGATATTGACCCTAAAAAAGAAACGGTAGGTACAGCTAGTCCGTGAACAGCTAACCATCGCACTGTAAAAATTGGATAGGTTCTATCTATAGTCATTTTGGCCTCCTAAAAAGATCTACTAAATTCATCGAGTTGTTCCAAAGGATCAAAACGGCCAGTTATTAATGGAATTCCTTGTCGGCTTTCTGTAAAATACTCGTTTGGGCGAGGGCTTCCAAATACATCGTAAGCTAAACCCGTGCTGA comes from the Malus domestica cultivar Red Delicious-ww chloroplast, complete genome genome and includes:
- the psbF gene encoding cytochrome b559 subunit beta, translating into MTIDRTYPIFTVRWLAVHGLAVPTVSFLGSISAMQFIQR
- the psbL gene encoding photosystem II subunit L, with protein sequence MTQSNPNEQSVELNRTSLYWGLLLIFVLAVLFSNYFFN
- the psbE gene encoding cytochrome b559 subunit alpha — translated: MSGSTGERSFADIITSIRYWVIHSITIPSLFIAGWLFVSTGLAYDVFGSPRPNEYFTESRQGIPLITGRFDPLEQLDEFSRSF
- the psbJ gene encoding photosystem II subunit J; translated protein: MADTTGRIPLWIIGTVAGILVIGLIGIFFYGSYSGLGSSL
- the petA gene encoding cytochrome f, translated to MQTKNTFSWIKKEITRSISVSLMIYILTQAPLSNAYPIFAQQGYENPREATGRIVCANCHLANKPVDIEVPQAVLPDTVFEAVVRIPYDLQLKQVLANGKKGALNVGAVLILPEGFELAPPDRISPEIKEKIGNLSFQSYRPTKKNILVIGPVPGQKYSEITFPILSPDPATKKDVHFLKYPIYVGGNRGRGQIYPDGSKSNNNVYNATAAGIVSKIIRKEKGGYEITIADASDGRQVVDIIPPGPELLVSEGESIKLDQPLTSNPNVGGFGQGDAEIVLQDPLRVQGLLLFLASVILAQIFLVLKKKQFEKVQLSEMNF